A region of the Rubripirellula tenax genome:
GGGGACAATTCTTTTCGACCCTGACCGATACGGGTTACCGTGGCCCGGTGTGCGTCGAAGTCGAAGATCGAGCGTTCGAAAAATCGGACGAAGATCGAAAGCTAGCGCTCGTTCAAAGCCATACTTTTCTGCGCAACTTCGTACCACGCCCAATGGTTTGACCGCGAACGATGCTTTCTGTCGCAATCAGAATCCTAGCGGAAAGGCGCGAGCCGTTAACGAGTTCCGCTACGCGAATGCCACGCTGATGCAAACCGCTAGCCCAGTTGTGCAAGCGAACCGTTGCTGTCGCCAAACTTGTCGGTCTTGGCTCCCATTTGCTGCATCATCCATACGTACAGGTTGCAGAGCGGCGTCCCGTTTTCGTAGTTGATGTGGCGACCAGTCTTCAGTTTGCCGCCGGCCGCGCCTGCCAGCACGATGGGCAGGTCGTCGTGATTGTGGCGATCCCCGTCGCTGATGCCACTGCCGTATACCAACATGCAGTTGTCCAGAAGCGTGCCATTGCCCTCGGGAACCTGTTTCATACGCTCGAGCAAGTAGGCGAATCGTTCCAGGTGAAAGCGGTTGATCTTGGCGATATTGGCTTGCTTGTCTTCGCTCTTTCCATGGTGCGAAATCTCGTGGTGCCCTTCGCTGACACCGATTTCGGGATAACTGCGGTTGCTGCCCGCGTTGGTGAACATGAACGAAAGGATTCGAGTGCTGTCGGTCTGAAACGCCAACGTCACCATGTCCATCATCAGTTCGCAATGTTTACTCAGTTCCTTGGGCACACCGCTGGGCCGCGGATAGTCGGGGACTCCGTCTTCAGTCATCCGCAAGCGTTCGGTACCTCCGATGCGTTTTTCGACATCGCGAACCGAGTAGAGGTACTCGTCCAGCTTGCGTTGATCAACAGCCGGCAACGTCTTGTGTAATTGGTTCGCGTCCTCGAGCACGAAATCCAGAATGCTCTTGCGATACTTCTCGCGAACACTCTGCGCCTGTTTGGTTTCCTTGACCGATTGGCCAGCGAACAAGCGATCAAACAAAGATCCCGGATCAATTTCCTTTGCCATCGGATTGGTGGGGCCACGCCATGACATATTCGACGCGTACGCACAACTGTATCCGCTGTCGCAGTTCCCGGCTTGGGCGCTGGCTTCCAAACCCAATTCGAGTGATGCAAACCGCGTCGCGTCACCCACATACTTGGCCGTCATTTGGTCGACGGAAATTCCGTTTTCGATGTCCGCGCCATTCGTTTTACGTGGGTGGGCTCCCGTCAGGAATGCCGCAACGCTGCGCGCGTGGTCACCACCGCCGTCGCCGTGTGCCCGCGCTCCATCGAGCGTCAAGCCCGATAACACATTGATTTGACCCTGGTGATCGGAAAGCTTCGCCAGCGTGGGTGGTAAATCAAACTTGAAGCCTACTTTCTGTGGCGTCCAGTCGGGCATGTGCATGCCATTGGGCACATAGAAAAAGCCCATCCGAACGGGTGGGCCACTCTCGGGACTGGCGGCCGAAAGCAACCGCGTTGGCGACATCACGTCCAAAAATGGCAAGGCGATCGACGTCCCAATACCTCGCAAAACGGCGCGGCGAGAAAAAGAAACAGGCATCAAGAAACCTCGATCGGTAAGAACGACGAAGAGTGGCGTGCGGACAGCGAATCAATTCCAGTATAGCCCATCTGCCAACGAATCGATGATCCGATCGCGGACTGAACGAAACCCACCCACTCGGTCAGGGCAAGACAAATCGGCGGTCCAACAGGTCAGCTCGCCGGTTCAATTCAAACGCGCTTGCGGGGTCAACGTTCTCATAGAGTCTTCCCAGCGAACGGTGAGGTTTGGCATAAACGGGGTTCAACAAGATCGCTTTTTGAAGCGCGAACTCGGCCTTTTCGAACTGTCTTAGCCGACCATAGACAAGCCCCAGATTGTACC
Encoded here:
- a CDS encoding DUF1552 domain-containing protein; the protein is MPVSFSRRAVLRGIGTSIALPFLDVMSPTRLLSAASPESGPPVRMGFFYVPNGMHMPDWTPQKVGFKFDLPPTLAKLSDHQGQINVLSGLTLDGARAHGDGGGDHARSVAAFLTGAHPRKTNGADIENGISVDQMTAKYVGDATRFASLELGLEASAQAGNCDSGYSCAYASNMSWRGPTNPMAKEIDPGSLFDRLFAGQSVKETKQAQSVREKYRKSILDFVLEDANQLHKTLPAVDQRKLDEYLYSVRDVEKRIGGTERLRMTEDGVPDYPRPSGVPKELSKHCELMMDMVTLAFQTDSTRILSFMFTNAGSNRSYPEIGVSEGHHEISHHGKSEDKQANIAKINRFHLERFAYLLERMKQVPEGNGTLLDNCMLVYGSGISDGDRHNHDDLPIVLAGAAGGKLKTGRHINYENGTPLCNLYVWMMQQMGAKTDKFGDSNGSLAQLG